One Rossellomorea aquimaris DNA window includes the following coding sequences:
- a CDS encoding TIGR01457 family HAD-type hydrolase, which yields MKEYKGYLIDLDGTMYKGKEKIEEAGDFVKRLQEKGLPYLFVTNNSSRRPEQVAEKLQSFDIPATKEQVFTTSMATAQYMAEKKPNGTAYVIGEEGIRSALEENGITIQDEKPDFVVVGIDRDINYEKLSLACLGVRNGATFISTNGDIAIPTERGLLPGNGSLTSVVTVSTQTEPVFIGKPESIIMEQALSVLGVPKKDTLMVGDNYDTDILAGINAGLDTLLVHTGVTTKEALSSKHIQPTYTIETLDEWDI from the coding sequence ATGAAAGAATATAAAGGTTACTTAATTGATTTAGATGGCACTATGTATAAAGGAAAAGAGAAAATCGAAGAAGCGGGAGATTTTGTTAAACGATTACAAGAAAAGGGATTACCTTATCTGTTTGTCACCAATAATTCCTCGAGAAGGCCGGAACAGGTTGCGGAAAAATTGCAGTCATTTGATATCCCTGCCACGAAGGAACAGGTATTTACTACTTCAATGGCGACTGCTCAGTATATGGCGGAGAAAAAGCCAAATGGGACGGCATATGTCATTGGTGAAGAAGGAATCCGTTCGGCACTGGAAGAGAACGGAATCACCATTCAGGATGAGAAACCTGATTTCGTGGTAGTGGGAATTGATCGTGATATTAATTATGAGAAGCTATCCCTCGCATGTTTAGGTGTGCGAAATGGAGCTACCTTTATTTCAACCAATGGAGATATCGCGATTCCGACTGAAAGAGGGTTGCTTCCAGGGAACGGTTCCCTAACGTCAGTTGTCACAGTCTCCACACAAACTGAACCGGTCTTTATCGGTAAGCCTGAATCGATCATTATGGAGCAGGCGCTATCTGTATTAGGTGTGCCTAAGAAAGATACGTTAATGGTTGGGGATAATTATGATACAGATATTTTGGCCGGAATAAACGCCGGACTTGATACACTGCTTGTTCATACAGGTGTAACAACCAAAGAAGCTTTGAGTTCGAAGCATATTCAGCCAACCTATACTATTGAAACGTTGGATGAATGGGATATCTAA
- a CDS encoding NifU family protein has product MAENEMIAPVQEVLDKLRPFLLRDGGDCELVDVEDGIVKLRLLGACGSCPSSTITLKAGIERALVEEVPGIVEVEQVF; this is encoded by the coding sequence ATGGCTGAAAACGAAATGATTGCACCAGTTCAGGAAGTATTAGATAAATTACGTCCGTTCCTACTTCGCGATGGTGGAGACTGTGAACTAGTGGACGTTGAAGACGGAATCGTTAAATTACGCCTTCTAGGTGCTTGCGGAAGCTGCCCAAGTTCAACAATCACGCTAAAAGCAGGAATCGAACGCGCTTTAGTGGAAGAAGTTCCAGGTATCGTTGAAGTAGAGCAAGTATTCTAA
- a CDS encoding YuzD family protein — protein sequence MERKPVELYVYGAEILCPSCVNLPSSKETYEWLEAAVSRKYPNQPFMIKYVDIHNPPEDEVVKQFASRVIEEDMFYPIVLLEGNIVGEGNPRLKTIYSELEKYGYKAV from the coding sequence ATGGAGCGTAAGCCTGTTGAACTTTATGTATATGGGGCAGAAATACTTTGTCCAAGCTGCGTGAATTTACCATCATCAAAAGAAACGTACGAATGGCTTGAGGCTGCTGTCAGCCGGAAGTACCCAAACCAGCCCTTCATGATTAAATATGTAGATATTCACAATCCTCCTGAAGATGAAGTCGTAAAGCAATTTGCTTCAAGAGTCATCGAAGAGGATATGTTTTATCCGATTGTCCTGTTAGAAGGAAATATTGTCGGCGAAGGGAATCCTCGTTTAAAAACGATTTACTCTGAGCTTGAAAAGTATGGGTATAAAGCGGTTTAA
- a CDS encoding M23 family metallopeptidase: MFIGPCQTFAAEKLTDEQIHTKRMELFQKSAALTHIPWYYLAAVDQYERSLRFARKDREKPSSLISIYMEPEKWVGPLNPNREDDNPGTIALFNGIGRDGDFDGKASLKSDEDILAALTDFILRYGIDRDNFKLALWDYYKRDKTVSIIMGNAKIYKQYGTIHLNQKAFPLPLRFNYSYRNTWGDARGWGGRRIHEGTDLFADYGVPVRATSYGIIEMKGWNRYGGWRIGIRDINNTYHYFAHLSGFSKDLHIGQVVEPGMVIGGVGSSGYGPPGTSGKFPPHLHYGMYKDNGLTEWSFDPYPHLRMWERQDRIKSKKR; this comes from the coding sequence ATCTTTATAGGCCCTTGTCAAACCTTTGCTGCAGAAAAGCTGACAGACGAACAGATTCACACGAAAAGGATGGAGTTATTTCAGAAAAGCGCTGCTCTGACTCATATTCCCTGGTACTATCTTGCTGCAGTTGATCAGTACGAACGCAGTCTACGGTTTGCCCGCAAAGATAGGGAAAAGCCCTCTTCACTTATATCGATCTATATGGAGCCGGAAAAGTGGGTCGGCCCTCTGAATCCTAACCGGGAAGATGACAATCCTGGAACGATCGCCCTATTCAACGGGATAGGCCGGGATGGAGACTTCGATGGAAAAGCCAGCCTGAAAAGTGATGAAGATATACTGGCTGCTTTGACAGATTTTATATTACGGTACGGAATTGACCGGGATAATTTCAAGCTTGCTCTGTGGGACTATTACAAACGTGATAAGACGGTTAGTATCATCATGGGAAATGCAAAAATCTATAAACAGTACGGGACCATCCATTTAAACCAGAAAGCCTTCCCTCTTCCCCTCAGATTCAACTACAGTTACCGAAACACTTGGGGTGATGCCCGTGGTTGGGGAGGAAGACGTATTCACGAAGGGACGGACCTTTTTGCTGATTATGGTGTACCTGTAAGAGCGACATCGTATGGAATCATTGAGATGAAAGGATGGAACCGATATGGAGGCTGGCGTATCGGCATACGTGACATTAATAATACGTATCACTATTTTGCCCACCTTAGTGGTTTCTCTAAAGATCTTCATATAGGTCAAGTTGTGGAACCTGGAATGGTTATTGGCGGTGTCGGGAGCTCTGGATACGGACCCCCTGGGACATCAGGGAAATTCCCTCCTCATCTGCACTACGGAATGTATAAGGATAATGGTTTGACGGAATGGTCATTTGATCCTTACCCTCACTTACGAATGTGGGAACGTCAAGACAGAATCAAAAGCAAAAAACGTTAA
- a CDS encoding methionine/alanine import family NSS transporter small subunit: MTGSAIAMMIVGMVIIWGGLAASILNAVSKSKKQV, translated from the coding sequence ATGACTGGTAGTGCGATTGCAATGATGATTGTAGGAATGGTCATCATCTGGGGTGGATTAGCAGCTAGTATCTTGAACGCTGTTTCCAAATCCAAAAAACAGGTGTAA
- a CDS encoding YuzB family protein has product MKPIIEFCISNLASGAQKALEILERDPNLDVIEYGCLGYCGKCAQSFYALVNGEVVTGDTPEELVDHIYQFLEDNPMF; this is encoded by the coding sequence TTGAAACCTATTATAGAATTTTGTATAAGCAATCTTGCTAGTGGTGCGCAAAAAGCGCTTGAGATATTAGAAAGAGACCCAAACCTTGATGTCATTGAGTATGGATGCCTGGGTTACTGCGGGAAATGCGCCCAATCCTTTTATGCTCTCGTCAATGGTGAAGTCGTAACAGGTGATACACCTGAAGAACTGGTGGACCATATCTATCAATTTCTTGAAGATAATCCAATGTTCTAA
- a CDS encoding phosphatidylglycerophosphatase A, translated as MKDKESMDLLEKTARKWLHERGVEIEDIAQLVMYLQQKYHPDLELKECVYNVERVLTKREVQNAILTGIQLDILAEKKMLEEPLQAIIEVDEGLYGVDEILAFSIVNVYGSIGFTNYGYIDKQKPGILERLNDKSSGMCHTFLDDIVGAIAAAASSRLAHRAKCAE; from the coding sequence ATGAAGGATAAAGAATCAATGGATTTATTAGAGAAAACGGCACGTAAATGGCTGCATGAAAGAGGAGTGGAGATTGAAGATATCGCTCAATTGGTCATGTACCTTCAACAAAAATATCATCCTGATCTTGAACTAAAGGAATGTGTCTATAATGTTGAACGTGTGTTAACGAAGCGGGAAGTACAGAATGCAATACTGACAGGTATTCAACTTGATATATTGGCTGAGAAAAAGATGCTTGAAGAACCGCTTCAGGCGATTATTGAAGTGGATGAAGGACTATATGGTGTGGATGAAATCCTGGCCTTTTCGATTGTGAATGTATATGGATCGATCGGATTTACAAATTACGGATATATCGACAAGCAAAAACCTGGGATTCTGGAGAGGCTGAATGATAAATCATCTGGTATGTGTCATACCTTTTTGGATGATATCGTCGGAGCTATTGCAGCAGCTGCTTCAAGTCGTTTGGCACACAGGGCGAAATGCGCAGAATGA
- a CDS encoding D-glycerate dehydrogenase produces MKPSIYITRKLPESVITPLLSEFEVDMWEQEDVPVPRDILLRKAESSTALLTMLSDRVDKELLQNSPSLKVVANLAVGYDNIDLEMAKKLGITICNTPDVLTETTADLTFALLMATARRIVEADRYIKEGKWKSWSPLLLAGMDIHHKTIGIVGMGSIGEAVARRAKGFNMNVLYHNRSRKHEAERALGVQYSTFEDLLIQSDFVVILAPLNRGTKGMFQEEQFTMMKKTGIFINAARGAIVNEEALEKALKRGDIAGAGLDVFDGEPIDADHPLLAFDQVVALPHIGSSSKETRYKMMALCVENIQAVLKEGQPKTEVQ; encoded by the coding sequence ATGAAGCCATCCATATACATTACGAGAAAATTGCCTGAGTCAGTGATTACACCATTGCTGAGCGAATTTGAAGTCGACATGTGGGAACAGGAGGATGTCCCGGTGCCAAGGGATATCCTTCTCCGTAAAGCCGAGAGCTCCACTGCTTTACTTACGATGCTGTCGGACAGGGTAGACAAGGAGCTATTACAGAACTCTCCTTCTTTGAAAGTCGTGGCCAATCTTGCGGTGGGATATGACAATATAGATCTTGAAATGGCAAAAAAATTAGGCATAACCATTTGTAACACGCCGGATGTCCTAACGGAAACTACGGCCGACTTAACCTTTGCTCTGTTAATGGCGACGGCAAGACGAATTGTTGAAGCGGATCGCTATATTAAAGAAGGGAAGTGGAAAAGCTGGTCACCCCTTCTCCTGGCAGGCATGGATATTCATCACAAAACCATTGGCATCGTCGGGATGGGAAGCATCGGCGAAGCGGTAGCCAGAAGAGCCAAGGGGTTCAATATGAATGTTCTTTATCATAATCGTTCCAGGAAGCATGAAGCGGAAAGAGCCCTTGGAGTTCAATATTCAACATTTGAAGACCTTTTAATCCAGTCGGATTTTGTTGTTATTCTTGCTCCACTGAATCGTGGAACAAAAGGCATGTTCCAGGAAGAACAATTCACCATGATGAAAAAAACAGGGATATTCATCAATGCAGCCCGTGGTGCGATTGTAAATGAAGAGGCATTAGAAAAAGCATTAAAGAGGGGTGACATTGCAGGTGCTGGATTGGATGTATTCGATGGAGAGCCGATTGATGCCGATCATCCACTTCTTGCATTTGATCAAGTTGTCGCACTTCCTCATATCGGCAGTTCCTCGAAAGAAACGCGTTATAAAATGATGGCCTTATGCGTGGAGAACATTCAGGCAGTTTTAAAAGAAGGTCAACCGAAGACGGAAGTACAATGA
- a CDS encoding DUF2225 domain-containing protein — MTVVTPFYDKKTQCLSCKHSYSTTRIRSRFVKVAGYDSDFCPQYDSIDVNPLLYNVSVCPKCGFSYTDDFTAYIPPVLKEDLEEKISLHWQPQDYGKLRSYADAINTYKLAAYCALIKKEKKVTIAGLYLRTAWLYRKTQEKKQERRFINLATHEYIDAYLTDGVSGSLMSETKLLYIIAELLRRQDKIEESVVYLSKVISKQHLSTEPKIVEMARERWYEIRDRYKEAKSL, encoded by the coding sequence ATGACGGTAGTGACACCCTTTTATGATAAAAAAACACAGTGCCTTTCGTGTAAACACTCTTACAGTACAACTAGGATCAGGTCCCGCTTTGTGAAGGTAGCAGGATATGACAGTGACTTTTGCCCCCAGTATGACTCAATTGATGTAAATCCTTTACTTTATAACGTTTCTGTATGTCCAAAGTGTGGATTTTCATATACAGATGATTTCACAGCATACATACCTCCTGTTCTCAAAGAAGATCTGGAGGAGAAAATCAGCCTGCACTGGCAGCCACAGGATTATGGAAAACTGAGGTCATATGCCGATGCGATCAATACATATAAATTGGCAGCCTACTGTGCCCTTATTAAAAAGGAGAAAAAGGTGACCATAGCAGGGTTATATCTCCGGACAGCATGGCTTTATCGAAAGACACAAGAAAAAAAACAGGAAAGACGATTCATTAACCTTGCTACTCATGAATACATTGATGCCTATTTAACAGATGGCGTATCGGGTTCTTTGATGTCCGAAACTAAACTCCTTTATATCATCGCGGAATTATTGAGAAGACAGGATAAAATCGAGGAATCGGTCGTATATTTATCTAAAGTCATTAGTAAACAGCATCTCTCCACCGAACCGAAGATCGTTGAAATGGCCAGAGAGCGCTGGTATGAAATACGGGACCGTTATAAAGAAGCAAAGTCTTTGTAA
- a CDS encoding DUF3055 domain-containing protein has protein sequence MSERFYLYDDTENTKTRFVSFMGENQRYDLAITQTDRYYGKSLVLDLQGSRFAIVGRDDLDEPGYVESVFKLTEEEADELRDFLGEIIM, from the coding sequence ATGAGTGAACGATTTTATTTATACGATGATACAGAAAATACAAAAACACGCTTTGTGAGTTTTATGGGGGAAAATCAGCGTTACGACTTAGCGATCACTCAAACAGATCGCTATTACGGGAAATCTTTAGTATTAGACCTTCAAGGCAGTCGATTTGCGATCGTCGGCAGGGATGACCTTGATGAACCCGGATATGTAGAAAGTGTATTCAAGCTAACGGAGGAAGAAGCCGATGAATTAAGGGACTTCTTAGGAGAAATCATTATGTAG
- a CDS encoding NAD(P)/FAD-dependent oxidoreductase, which produces MKQLVLLGGGYGNMRVLLRLLPNQLPDDVSITLIDRNPYHCLKTEYYALAAGTISDQHVRVSFPEHARLSYVYGDISGVDMENKLVNMADQDPVPYDDLVIGLGCEDKYHNVPGADEHTYSIQTIEKSRKTYQTLCNLPAGSIVGIVGAGLSGIELASELRESRSDLKIKLFDRGPRILNAFPERLSSYVHGWFDENDVDIVNGSNITKVEPNTLHNHEEQIFCDAIVWTAGIQPSKVVRDMDVEKDASGRVILTKYHNLPQDENVYVVGDCASLPQAPSAQLAEGQAEQIVTVLLKRWKNEELPAELPKIKLKGILGSLGKKHGFGLVNERSITGRVARLLKSGVLWMYKYHNG; this is translated from the coding sequence ATGAAACAATTAGTGCTGCTTGGCGGAGGATATGGGAATATGCGCGTTCTTCTTCGCTTATTACCCAATCAATTACCTGATGATGTATCGATTACCCTGATTGATCGAAATCCTTACCACTGCCTTAAGACGGAATACTATGCTTTAGCCGCTGGTACGATTTCAGATCAACATGTACGCGTATCATTCCCGGAACATGCCCGTTTATCCTATGTGTATGGTGATATTTCCGGAGTGGACATGGAAAACAAACTCGTAAATATGGCAGACCAAGATCCAGTTCCTTATGACGACCTTGTGATTGGACTCGGTTGTGAGGATAAATATCATAATGTTCCTGGTGCTGACGAACATACTTACTCCATTCAAACAATTGAAAAATCCCGTAAGACATACCAAACCTTATGTAATCTTCCAGCTGGTTCGATTGTAGGAATCGTTGGAGCTGGTTTAAGCGGGATTGAGCTTGCGAGTGAGCTTCGTGAAAGCCGTTCTGATTTGAAAATTAAATTATTCGATCGCGGTCCGCGTATTCTTAATGCCTTCCCTGAACGTCTAAGCTCTTATGTTCACGGGTGGTTCGACGAAAATGACGTAGACATCGTCAATGGATCGAATATTACAAAAGTGGAGCCAAACACCCTTCATAACCATGAAGAACAGATTTTCTGCGATGCAATCGTTTGGACAGCGGGCATTCAGCCAAGCAAAGTCGTCCGTGATATGGATGTTGAAAAAGATGCAAGCGGTCGCGTTATTCTGACAAAGTATCATAACCTGCCTCAGGATGAGAATGTATACGTGGTCGGTGACTGCGCAAGCCTTCCTCAAGCTCCAAGTGCCCAGCTTGCCGAGGGACAAGCAGAACAAATCGTGACGGTTTTACTTAAACGTTGGAAAAACGAAGAACTCCCTGCGGAATTACCAAAGATTAAGCTAAAAGGAATTCTCGGTTCACTCGGAAAAAAACATGGTTTCGGCCTGGTGAACGAGCGCTCCATAACAGGTCGTGTCGCTCGATTGTTGAAGTCCGGTGTGTTGTGGATGTATAAGTATCATAATGGATGA
- a CDS encoding sporulation histidine kinase inhibitor Sda, producing MRLLSDQALIDAYKKAKQLKLSNEFIILIEQEIKKRKLVH from the coding sequence ATCCGGCTCCTAAGTGACCAAGCCCTTATTGATGCCTATAAGAAAGCAAAACAGTTAAAACTCAGTAATGAATTTATCATTCTGATCGAACAAGAAATTAAAAAGAGAAAATTAGTTCATTAA
- the yutH gene encoding spore coat protein YutH, with translation MSQEILINHFGLHPERAFFDGMMNRYLVGGLVYSIVGVTNMEQETLVELYKLAEHLKSQGDRHVSTFVPNNEGRFLVVEKDKDFVVLRNESIQSPPDNKLGRKLSKFHFRGRTFDEKVDKINRMGQWKSLWEKRLAQLEKAYYQVIQDQPADEFERRFVESYPYYSALSENAIQYLVDTELDEDPKQEDAGTVCHERFLQSTWGTEVCIHFPFEWVFDHCSRDIAEWVRERYFMRSQTFHPELQEFMREYESITPLSPFSWRLLYSRLLFPLHYFECIEEYYISDSEQKKKVVEEKLENYLKNSHQYEAFLSDFYHLSEVPVKKWGIPLVAWL, from the coding sequence ATGTCTCAAGAAATATTAATCAATCATTTTGGATTGCATCCAGAGAGGGCATTCTTTGATGGAATGATGAATCGATATTTGGTTGGGGGGTTAGTATATAGTATTGTCGGCGTAACGAATATGGAACAAGAAACCTTGGTGGAACTCTACAAATTGGCAGAGCACCTAAAAAGTCAGGGGGATCGGCATGTCTCAACCTTCGTCCCTAACAACGAAGGAAGATTTCTTGTTGTCGAAAAAGATAAAGACTTTGTGGTGCTGAGAAATGAAAGCATCCAATCCCCCCCTGATAATAAGCTGGGAAGAAAGTTAAGCAAATTCCATTTCAGGGGACGGACCTTTGATGAAAAGGTGGATAAAATAAATCGTATGGGCCAGTGGAAGAGTCTGTGGGAAAAGCGGCTGGCCCAGTTAGAGAAAGCGTACTATCAGGTTATCCAGGATCAACCGGCTGATGAGTTTGAACGTCGTTTTGTCGAGAGCTACCCTTATTACAGTGCTTTGTCGGAAAACGCCATTCAGTACCTGGTGGATACGGAGCTGGATGAGGACCCGAAGCAAGAGGATGCCGGCACGGTTTGCCATGAACGTTTTCTTCAATCTACATGGGGGACTGAGGTGTGCATTCATTTTCCTTTTGAGTGGGTGTTCGATCACTGCAGCCGGGACATAGCGGAATGGGTTAGAGAAAGATATTTCATGAGAAGCCAAACGTTTCATCCTGAGCTTCAGGAATTCATGAGAGAGTATGAATCCATCACCCCACTGTCACCATTCTCATGGAGACTGCTGTATTCACGACTTCTGTTTCCCCTTCATTATTTCGAATGCATCGAGGAATATTATATTTCAGATTCTGAGCAGAAGAAGAAGGTAGTAGAAGAGAAGCTGGAGAACTATCTGAAAAATTCCCATCAATATGAGGCATTTCTGTCTGACTTTTATCATTTGTCCGAAGTACCGGTGAAAAAATGGGGAATTCCCCTTGTTGCATGGCTTTAA
- a CDS encoding helix-turn-helix transcriptional regulator, translating into MSITVTGLVGKKIRHHRRAKEITIQELSHKCGLTVNYISLIEKGEANPSLNKLNAIVCALDVQWEDIMPTCEEHEDIYNQTIL; encoded by the coding sequence ATGAGTATTACAGTTACAGGACTTGTCGGAAAGAAAATAAGGCACCATAGAAGAGCAAAAGAAATCACCATACAAGAATTAAGTCACAAATGTGGATTAACGGTTAATTATATTTCTTTGATTGAAAAGGGAGAGGCGAACCCGTCCCTGAACAAGTTGAATGCCATCGTGTGTGCTCTGGATGTTCAGTGGGAAGACATTATGCCGACTTGCGAGGAACACGAAGACATCTACAATCAAACGATTCTTTAA
- a CDS encoding YhcN/YlaJ family sporulation lipoprotein: MFNLNKFILGTTVLTIALIGTACDGIDTANEEMFHDNGNTINVNDREDLYNENSWTKKGAHRGEDFGYVRQQKSPTGGQSISTKDMYSINREQVADTISKMSVSLPDVKDCSTLVTDEEVLISYVTDKKDKDGRFEVADQVKKTAMSVIPRWYHVYVTDDKSLMRNVENLAKMDSDSRNANTAIDDTINLMLQDSPQGRNVDAGENPNGEMTSEKYEMQDDDVHKINKDRQKRKDNTDNMVD, encoded by the coding sequence GTGTTTAACTTGAATAAATTCATTCTGGGTACAACTGTACTAACTATTGCGCTAATCGGAACTGCTTGTGATGGAATTGACACGGCAAATGAAGAAATGTTTCACGACAATGGAAATACCATTAACGTGAATGACCGGGAGGACCTGTACAACGAAAATAGCTGGACGAAAAAAGGAGCTCACCGCGGTGAGGACTTCGGCTATGTTCGCCAACAGAAAAGTCCCACAGGTGGTCAATCCATTTCCACAAAGGATATGTACAGCATCAATCGAGAACAAGTAGCAGACACGATCAGCAAAATGAGTGTCTCTCTTCCAGACGTCAAGGATTGTTCCACTCTTGTCACTGATGAAGAAGTGCTGATTTCATACGTGACGGACAAAAAGGATAAAGATGGCCGCTTTGAAGTAGCCGACCAAGTAAAGAAAACAGCCATGTCGGTTATTCCCCGTTGGTACCATGTATATGTGACCGATGACAAGAGCCTGATGCGCAATGTAGAAAACCTGGCCAAAATGGATAGCGATAGCCGTAACGCCAACACAGCCATTGATGATACCATCAACCTTATGCTGCAGGATTCTCCTCAGGGAAGAAATGTAGACGCAGGTGAAAATCCAAATGGTGAAATGACATCTGAGAAATACGAAATGCAAGACGACGATGTCCACAAAATCAACAAAGACCGCCAAAAGCGAAAAGATAACACAGATAACATGGTCGATTAA
- a CDS encoding DUF86 domain-containing protein: protein MYFVDREKIEEILLYMNEQLKTVSEHDQWNGTLEKLALERMAHTIIESILDVGNSMIDGFIMRDPGSYEDIIEILLDEKVIGDKMSEDLKRLVAERKVLVQEYTAIHHEQLHTILNEVFDSLEKFPQQVQSYLENELGPVSAFKN from the coding sequence ATGTATTTCGTAGATAGAGAAAAGATTGAGGAAATATTATTGTATATGAATGAGCAGTTAAAGACTGTTAGTGAACATGACCAATGGAACGGGACATTAGAAAAATTAGCTTTGGAGCGAATGGCTCATACGATTATTGAATCTATACTTGATGTAGGAAACAGTATGATCGACGGTTTCATTATGAGAGATCCAGGAAGCTACGAGGATATCATTGAAATTCTTCTGGACGAAAAGGTAATTGGAGACAAGATGAGTGAGGATCTTAAACGACTTGTTGCAGAGCGTAAGGTTCTTGTTCAGGAGTATACAGCCATTCATCATGAGCAATTACATACGATTCTAAACGAGGTATTCGACTCATTAGAGAAGTTTCCCCAACAGGTTCAGAGCTATCTTGAAAATGAATTGGGACCTGTGTCTGCCTTTAAAAATTAA
- a CDS encoding YutD family protein, producing MICVQNTCYEIVEEFRDGFNEEAFKERYSDILSKYDFILGDWGYGQLRLKGFFDDHNQKASFDTKVSTHKDYLYEYCNFGCAYFLVKKVNK from the coding sequence ATGATTTGTGTGCAGAATACATGCTACGAAATCGTTGAGGAATTTCGAGATGGATTCAACGAGGAAGCATTTAAGGAAAGATATAGCGATATCTTAAGTAAATACGACTTTATCCTTGGGGATTGGGGATATGGTCAGCTCCGCTTAAAAGGATTCTTTGATGATCATAATCAAAAAGCCTCTTTTGACACAAAGGTGAGTACACATAAGGATTATTTGTATGAATACTGTAATTTTGGCTGCGCTTATTTTCTTGTGAAAAAAGTAAATAAATAA
- a CDS encoding cytosolic protein, producing MSKEPRDKEEEVYSDFSNVETYRNFIVPETLPEGPYGSPRGKHTPVENKSTPWKEGQRYYSAFNYENKSLHQDIPRQEPGSHPVHADPDVNEEPPYTENK from the coding sequence ATGAGTAAAGAACCAAGAGACAAAGAAGAAGAAGTATATAGTGATTTTTCCAACGTTGAAACATACCGCAATTTTATCGTGCCAGAAACACTGCCAGAAGGGCCATATGGCTCTCCCCGAGGAAAGCATACTCCCGTTGAGAACAAAAGCACTCCTTGGAAAGAAGGGCAGCGATATTACAGTGCTTTCAACTATGAAAATAAATCACTACATCAGGATATCCCACGTCAGGAGCCTGGATCACACCCTGTTCATGCAGATCCCGATGTGAATGAAGAACCTCCATATACTGAAAATAAGTAA
- the lipA gene encoding lipoyl synthase: MSKKDEHIRKPDWLKIKLNTNDNYMGLKKMMRENNLHTVCEEARCPNIHECWGTRRTATFMILGDICTRACRFCAVKTGLPTELDLKEPERVADSVQLMNLKHVVITAVARDDLKDGGSQVFAETVRAIRRKSPFTSIEVLPSDMGGVFDNIKTLMDAKPDIMNYNVETVRRLTPRVRARATYDRTLEFLRRAKELNPEIPTKSSIMVGLGETKEEILETMDDLRANHVDIVTLGQYLQPSKKHLKVQKYYHPDEFAELREAAMEKGFSHCEAGPLVRSSYHADEQVNAAAKARQAAGEQEVQKA, translated from the coding sequence ATGAGTAAGAAAGATGAACACATTCGTAAACCGGATTGGCTTAAAATTAAGCTGAATACGAATGATAACTATATGGGCTTGAAGAAAATGATGCGTGAAAACAACCTTCACACGGTATGTGAAGAGGCTCGTTGTCCTAATATTCATGAATGTTGGGGAACTAGAAGAACAGCTACCTTCATGATTCTTGGAGATATTTGTACACGAGCATGCCGTTTCTGCGCAGTAAAAACAGGCCTGCCGACTGAATTAGATCTGAAAGAACCAGAACGCGTTGCTGATTCTGTACAATTAATGAACCTGAAGCACGTAGTTATTACAGCTGTTGCACGTGATGATCTGAAAGATGGTGGATCGCAAGTATTTGCTGAAACGGTTCGTGCCATTCGTCGTAAGAGCCCATTCACTTCCATAGAAGTATTACCTTCCGATATGGGGGGAGTTTTCGATAATATCAAGACATTGATGGATGCAAAGCCAGACATCATGAACTACAATGTCGAAACCGTTCGTCGCTTGACTCCAAGAGTTCGTGCCCGCGCTACTTACGATCGCACATTGGAATTCTTGCGTCGTGCAAAAGAATTAAATCCGGAAATTCCAACAAAATCAAGTATCATGGTTGGTCTTGGGGAAACGAAGGAAGAAATTCTTGAAACAATGGATGATTTGCGTGCAAATCATGTGGATATTGTGACATTAGGTCAATATCTGCAACCATCTAAGAAACACTTGAAAGTACAGAAATATTATCACCCGGATGAATTTGCTGAACTGCGTGAAGCAGCGATGGAAAAAGGCTTCAGTCACTGTGAAGCAGGACCACTCGTTCGTTCTTCCTACCATGCAGATGAGCAAGTTAATGCAGCTGCCAAAGCAAGACAAGCAGCCGGTGAGCAAGAAGTTCAAAAGGCATAA